Proteins co-encoded in one Stomoxys calcitrans chromosome 5, idStoCalc2.1, whole genome shotgun sequence genomic window:
- the LOC106081344 gene encoding uncharacterized protein LOC106081344, whose product MIQLLWCLIKYNSSNLEMHSKYLFLSVLAFCLFESITANRPRTCYSCKGINCMRTSRETTKQCSDPLDYCVTIFDNFNVIQKGCSYEIQESLRRRCDNNSVECHKCNTDRCNTLGQADYMCIQCDSSQNAKCASAPMELKPTRCGSPTAPNSYCFVQYNGKVIQRGCSRSVVEQEACKENPDCMLCLAGDIRVCNTANFKPGSLSLERIQL is encoded by the exons ATGATTCAATTATTGTGGTGTTTAATCAAGTACAACAGTTCCAATTTGGAAATGCATTcgaagtatttatttttatcgGTTTTAGCCTTTTGCCTTTTCGAGTCGATAACAGCCAACAGACCTAGGACATGCTACTCGTGCAAGGGAATTAATTGTATGCGCACCTCACGGGAGACCACAAAACAGTGTTCAGATCCTTTGGATTATTGTGTTACTATTTTTGACAACT TCAATGTCATTCAGAAAGGGTGCTCCTATGAGATTCAAGAGAGTTTGCGCAGACGCTGTGATAACAATTCCGTCGAATGCCACAAGTGCAACACAGATCGATGCAACACTTTAGGGCAAGCTGACTATATGTGTATACAGTGTGATTCCAGTCAG AACGCCAAGTGTGCCTCAGCACCAATGGAGTTAAAACCTACCCGTTGTGGCTCTCCCACTGCTCCCAATTCTTACTGCTTTGTACAGTACAATGGAAAAGTTATTCAGCGAGGTTGTTCAAGATCAGTAGTCGAACAAGAGGCCTGCAAGGAAAACCCGGACTGTATGCTTTGTCTGGCAGGTGACATTCGAGTTTGTAACACTGCAAACTTTAAACCCGGATCtttgtctttggagagaatACAACTTTGA